The DNA region GGGGAAAAGAAGGTTGAAATCTGGGTACCCCAATCGTCGTGATGAAAAATAAGATTTACACCCATTTTACTGGTGATTTCTTCGGCAAGGGTAAGCTCAAAGTTTGTAATATATTCAATCAATTCTTTCATGGCATCCGGTTCTTCGTATAAATTTGCAAGGCAGTCGTCTATGCCCATAAGATTGTGGCACTGTTCAAAAATTCCGGGGCCTACCATATAAGCAGCATACACTTCGTTTTTATCAATCGCCGCCACGGCTTTCTTTGCATCCGCCCATTCAGATTCGGGGAAAACAATATTCGGCGCATGAACCAAATCCCGCCATTTGGTTACATCTTTGACAAGCTTATGGGCAGCGTCATGAACGGGGAACCCCCCGGGAGTTCCCTCGGGCCAGCTATAGGTAACCCCCCATGCATTAACAATCGTTTGGCCCGGAGCAGGATAAGGATTAACGCGCCCAATCGGATCTGTACCAAAAATAAGATTCATGTACTCGTATTGATTGACAAACCGATCGGGCTTGCCTCCGTGAATAGTTTCCAAAAAATTCTGTTTCTTTGTTAACATAAGTAAGCTCCTTAAAAATCGGCTTAAGCCGTTTGTGTTGCCTTGAAGTTATGCTCCGCATACTCCTTGGACTTTTGTTCATTGATTCCATAACAGAGCATTATAAGAAAATAGCCGAGATTAAGTCCTGCAAGCACGGCGCCAATCAGGACTCCCATGAGGTGAACATCCGCAACGCTTTGTGTAGCGCCGTCATAACCGGATGCGTCAAGCAGAAATGCAATCACCACCGATGAAAGGGCCATACCGATTTTGATGCCAATACCGAAAAAGCTCATGGTAAAGGTCCGGTTGTCCTTCCCTGACTTGTATAGCAGGTATTCCCCGCAGTCAAGGTAAAGGTTGACTCCGCAGGCATTGACAATTCCCAGGGAAAAAAGTCCGGCGGCGGTACAAATGATGTACACCAAAGGCCCCCTGTCCCCCAAAAACGCAATGCCGGCGTAAATAATGGTACACAGGATACCTGTCAGCAGGGCCGAGTTTTTCTTCCCCAATTTTCGGGAAATTGGCTGGCCGGCAAAGGAACCCAGGAATGCGCCTATACTTTGGGCTGTCATGGCGAATACTATCATTTCAGGCGCCCTGACAACGTAGTTAAAATAATAAACCCCCAGAGCCATGACTAATATATAAGCCGTATGACGGAACGCATCCGCCAACAATAGAATGATTAGCTGCCCGTTCTTCAGAGTTTCGCCAAATATGGCGCCCAGTTTGATCGAGGCGCCGCCGGCGCTTTTGAAATTTGGGTCGAAGCCTTCGTATTCCTTGGTCATAAAGAAAAGGGGAAGCTGGCCCAGGGCGCCTAATGCTGCAATAATTACCTGTATGACCGAATAACCGTCCGCTCCCGTTTTATCCACCCAGAGAATAAGGGGCATGGTAATAAGAGAACCGATAATTGTACCCGCCTGCTGCCCCTGCATGAGCTTGGCGGCGATTGCCATACGGTGATCCATATCGGGTCCGGATATTTTGGCCAGGAGGCCGTTTTGGGAAAGCTGAACAAAGCTGTTGCCTCCGCCGTACAGTATGTACCCGATAAATACAATCACTGCCTTTGCCATCATGGGAATATTAGGATTGAAAAAACAGAGGGTAGTGCCCAGGGCAATAATGAAGGGACCGTACAAAAGCCATGTGCGGTATTGCCCGTGTTTTAGTTGCAATTTTTGTATGATAATACCGGTAAATATACCCAGTACTCCATCTGCGATGCGGGCCACAAGCATGATGGCTCCCATGACAACTGCGGTAATTAACATTCTGTCAGTAATATAGAAAATCAGATACGACATGGCGATCATGCCACCTAATACCAGAGACGTCTCAGCAGCAAAAAACACCCAAGGAATACTCTTTTTCCAGTTTGTACTATCACTCATGGATTACCTTCCTTTAATTTATAGGGTACATCTAAAAACTCGGTTAGTTTTTAGATGTACTCCGCATTTGCTCGTTTAACGACTATAGTAAGGGCTATTTTATCGGTGCAATTCTACCGGCAATTTTTGTTGGAATCGTAATGCCGCTGGAAATATAATCATCCAGTACTTCACAAATGGTACCATGTCCTAACTCAAAATCTTTCCCGGGCGTCAGCACTTCCCAATTAGGAATGAACCATAAGCTGTCACTTTTGCTCGCGCAGGTATACACTGCATCCGGATCAAATGGAGATCCATCTTCCATCTTGATAGATGTAATGCGATTTCCCGCTGGGGCATTTTGGTCAAATTCTACGAGAATACCTGAAATATGTATAAACGAATTGTTTTCGTTGGGGAATGCCGATACACCATTTTCCAGGGCACTACGGATTACTTCGCCTTTTAGTGTGAAGGTACAGACCGGAGCGTCCGGAAACAACGCGGTCAGCAGCTGGTTGCGTATTACTTCGCCTGCGTTAAGATTTGCCCGAATGGCAGGACCTTGAAGCAGCCCGATTTGTACGCCGGTTTTCCAACGCATTGAATCGGTGAGAAGATTACCAAAGACGGACTCTGCGCGGCGGCTATAATCTCGTGTACCATAAAGGGTTTCCGACAAACTAAACACCGTTTCGTTTAGATATGCGGCATTCCGGGCATTTACCTGGTCGATAAAAGCCTGCACTTCCGCATCCGGTGTAATGCCTGATTCTGCCTCGTGTCCTTTTATTGGAATAAGCCGCGCAGTTACGTTAAGCACTTCGCTGCCTTTTACAGTGAGTTCAATGACCCCGAGATTATTGCCGTATTCGCCTGTTTCACCGATAAGGACACCATTATATAAAAGCCCGTTCTGGTGAGCGGTGTGGCAATGTGCGTCAATAATCAGGGAAAGCCATGGGCAATGTTCGGCAAGATAGGTACTGCGGATAGTTTCGTCTGCATCTTGTACGCCAAGATGCGTAACAGCGATAAACACATTTGCGCCCTTTGCTGTTGATTCTGTCCGCGCCCTTTCCGCTGCCTTAACTGCTTCGTCGCCGGTGGTACCGGATGTAATGCCGATGAACGCAATTTTTGTTTTACCGAAACTTTTTATCACAAAATCTTTGATTTCCGGTATATTTGTCTTCCAGTCTGCTCCGATATTTGCCGCCAATATAGGAAACTTTACCAGTTTTGAGAGCATTTTAAAATCGACGGAATCAAATTGCTCGTGATTGCCCATGGCGAACACTTCATAACCTACCATATTCATTACAGTTGCCACATCCCGTCCATCAGAAAGAGATGCAAAAGGTGTTCCGTCAAATGCGTCTCCGGCAGATACTATTACAACATCGCGTTTTTCTGCGCGAAGCGAATCTGCGTATCCTTTCACATAGGGTTCAATCGCCACATTTGAATGCACATCATTTGTATGCAAAATAGTGATGACATTTTCTACCGGTTCTTTCCGTCCGCCGGCAAATACAGCTCCCATTGCTGAAAACAGCAACAACACCGATAATAGCATTCTTTTGGACTTCATAATTAACTCCTGAAAAAAATATTTTGCGGTGCAATAGATATCCTAATCCATGCGCCTTTGTCAAAATGCCGGCTTTTTACACAGGTAACACTTACACAGTACAATGCCACTCATTGCGTAAGCTGAGGTAATTTCACCCAAACAGCTTCCGGCTTTCTTCGTAAACCGTTTCATCGAAAGCCGGAGGTGTACCCATTGCCGAGCAGAGAAAAGACTTTTTCTCCATGCTGGGTCCATACTTTGCCACAAAACGCTTTGCTGCGGCAACGGCATCTTCAGTCTTTGTATCCGGCCCTAGCGCCACATCGGGATCAAGGCCGATGATAAGTTTGTCGCCATACTTATCATACAGCATACTTTTGTCATTCATTGACTGTGCCCCACCCCATGAATCGCAGCCAGCCTCAATATAAGCTGGTACAAGCAGTTCATTTTTGCCGCAGGAATGCATATCAAAATACATGCCTTGGGAATGGACGTGATCGACCACTTTTTTAAGATAGGGAACGATCATTTCCTGCACCGTTGCCAGGGAGAAAAAGGGCGCTTGCTGGCCGCCCCAATCATCATGAAAATTAATGACCAGGGGGTTATACTGTTTTTTGGCGTTTGTTATTATCTCTTTATATAATTCCGCGAGTTTGTCAAAAAGATCCTTGACCGCATCCTTTTGATCATCGTCAATCAGCGCGACAACGGCATTCTCAAAATCCATAAAGGAGATGAGCCTTTCATAAAACCCGGTAAAAATCGAAAAGGTAAGCGCCCTTCCATCGGTGGTATATGCTGCGTTTGCTTTGGCGGAACCTTCCCAATCCCATTTGCTTATATCGGGGAATTTAATCACCTTGGGCCAGTCATTGGCATCCTCAAGGGCAGGGTTACCGGGTTTTACCGTGGAACCCCCAACTTGGGGTACGTAGATCCATTCAATGCCAAATTTGTCCTTCCCGCCGACCAGTTCTTCGGGTGATAGGGGATTCACCTCCAAGGCCATTCCCCGGGCTATGTTATCAGGGTCAATACGGGGGGTTAGCAGACACTGATCGGCCATAAGCGGCAGCCAGTGGGGGAGCTCCCCCTTATACAGGGCTTCGTAGTTTTCCCGAGGGGTTACCGGGGTTTTAAATTTTTTAGCGCCCGGGGCGCCCGGAAAAAGAGGGGGCCAATGCTCGCTAACCGCCAGCTCTTCTTTGCTAAATGGAACGCTTTCCATCGTTATCCTCCATACTGTTTAAAATGCTTCAAGTAAGCATACATTAGGGCCTATAACCTGTAAAACAGAAAATTATTGTCTTGCAACAATAAAAACTTGTGGTATAATTACCCATGGATTACAAACAGCTACGTAATTTCCTCGCGGTCTGCGATGAAAAAAATTTTACCAAGGCTTCAAGTCAACGTTTTATTACCCAGCAGGGTTTAAGTATATCTATCAAAGCCCTGGAAGATGAGCTTGAGGTTCCCCTGTTTTACCGGAACCCAAAAGGGATTGAGCTGACCGAATTCGGCAGGGTTCTTGAAACGGCTGCCAAGTCCTACACAAACCAGCACGACCATATCATTGACACGATCCGGCAGCTTAGGGAAAAAGCTAAATCCCAGGTGTCTATCGGAATTGCCAACGGGCTGGATCATCTGTTTCCTCCCCTGTTTTTAAGTACCTTCATTGTGGAGCATCCGGATATTTCCCTGAATATCATGAATTTTGTCGAAGAGACCTGCCAAAAATCCATGCGGGAAAATAAGCTGCAAATTGGTTTTTCTCCCGCGCCGGTTGACATGAATCTGTTTGCTTCGCTTATATGTGAACGAAACAAAATCGGCCTTTTGGTTGGAGAAAAACACCCTTTTGCAGAGCGCAGTTCCGTAAAGCTGCAGGAACTGAAGGGTGAAATGGTCATTTCCCTGAATAACCGCATGCACCCCTTCGATTTACTGTGGGATCAATGTATCCGGAACGGGGTTGTACCGGAAATCAATTTGAGTAGTCCTGCAATGGAACTGACCTGTGAATTAATCAGCACCAATCGTGTTGTTGGTTTTGGCGGAGGCCCTCAGGACCGGTTTCCCGGTTTAGTGCACATAGAAATTGAAGATATGGATTTCTATTGGGAATTTCATCTTATTGTAAACAAGTATGCCTTCATCAGTGATGCTGCAAAAGAGTTTATTGCCTATGCAAAAGAACGGTTCAATACACAATAGTCTGCCAATAGATACTCACAGAAAAACTATTCTGGGCTAATAGTGACCTCTTCCTTAATGGTGGTCAGAATAGTAATGGTGCTGGTATTGATCACCCGTTTTTCAATACGCATGACATCGATGAGCTGCTCCACTTCTTTTACCGAATGGGCCACTATTTTCAGCATATATTCGTAGGTTCCCCCGATGCGGTGGCATTCGAGAATGTCCGGGCAGGTTTTGACAAATTCCACGAAATCCCGGTCGTAGTCTATGTTGTGATGGCTGAATTCTACCATGCAGAAACAGGTGAATTCCTTATTGAATTTCTGGGGATTTAAAATAGCCACATATCCCTTTATGTACCCGGATTGTTCCAGCTTACGCAGCCGCTCACTGGCGGCGGGCAGGGAGAGCTTAATGTGCCGGGATAGTTCTTTTAGGTGTATACGGGCATCCTTGCGCAGAATCTCCAGGATTTTGCGGTCAATGGCATCCGGTTTTTTCTCTATACTATCCATTTGTATTTACAACTGTAACATAAATAGGGAAATTTAACAAGGAGGATTCTTCTGGGCCTAATATAGTACTGCGATAGAAAAAACAACTTAAATTATTAAGGCCATTTGAACTTCTTCTTTAAAATTTCTGAATTTTAGTAAAAACCCTCCAAAAAATAAAATATGTATTACTATTCTAACTGTAGAGTCAGGTTAGTCCATTAGGGACACTATTTAATTATTTTTCGGAGGTTCGTATGAAAGTCGGAACAGTTACTGAAATCAAAAAACATGAGTACCGGGTTGGGCTCACACCCAAGGGTGTGGAAGCCTTTGTCAAGCATGGTCACCAGGTGCTGGTGCAGAAGGGCGCCGGGGAAGGTTCAGCCTTCCCGGACGATCTGTACAAGGCGGCGGGGGCCAAGATTGTGGATCGCGCCGAGGATGTGTTTGCGGAAAGCGAAATGATTGTCAAGGTAAAGGAGCCTCTGGAAGCGGAATACAAGCTGATCCGGGAAGGCCAGGTCCTGTATACCTATCTCCACCTGGCGCCGGATCGTGCTTTGACCGATGCCCTGGTCAACAGCAAGTGCATCGGTATTGCCTTTGAGACCATCAAGGATCGCAGCGGCGGGCTTCCCTGCCTGAAGCCCATGAGCCAGATCGCGGGCCGCCTGTCGGTCCAGGAAGGGGCGAAGTACCTTGAAAAGCCCTTTGGTGGCCGGGGCGTCCTGCTCTCCGGTGTTCCCGGTGTTCCCCGGGCGGAAGTGGTGGTACTTGGAGCCGGTATTGTGGGCGCCAATGCGGTAAAAGCGGCGGTCGGGTTGGGCGCCAGGGTTACGGTTCTGGACATCAACCTGGACCGGCTTGAATACCTGGAAGATATTTACGGAGCGGCCCTCAACACCCTCTATTCCAGCCCCCAGAACCTGGACGCCATTCTGCCCACGGCGGATTTGGTAATCGGCGCGGTGCTTATCCCCGGGTCCTCTACCCCCCATCTTATCAAGAAAGCGCACCTTAAGACCATGAAACCCGGTTCAGTCATTGTTGACGTGGCCATTGATCAGGGCGGATGCAGCGAAGCCAGCCATGTGACCTACCACGACGATCCGGTGTATGTCCTGGACGGGGTGGTCAACTATTGCGTGGGCAATATGCCCGGGGCGGTTGCAAATACTTCGACAAATGCCCTTGCCAATGCCACATTGAACTACGGCCTTTCAATTGCGGATCTCGGCGTTGCCGGGGCGCTCAAGAAAGACAAAGGCCTTCTGGAAGGGCTCAACACGTACAAGGGCAAAATTACCTATGAAGGTGTGGCAAAAGCCCACAACCTGCCCTATGTACCTGCAACGGATGCTTTGACCTGAAAATTCACTTAGAGGAGTGTATTTATGGAAGCTTTTGCAAGAACTATCTCTACGATTGATGGTTGGCTTTGGGGGCCCTGGCTCCTGATACTCCTGTTCGGTACCCACCTGTACCTGACTGTAAGAACCGGGTTCATTCAGAAGAAGCTTGGTTTGGCTATCAGGCTTTCGGTAACTAAAGACAAAGGCGGCGAAGGGGATGTATCCCAGTTCGGCGCCCTGACTACCGCCCTGGCCTCTACCATAGGGACCGGCAATATTATCGGGGTTGGCACGGCGATCGCCGTGGGCGGCCCCGGGGCGGTGCTGTGGATGTGGCTGACCGGCGTGTTCGGTATAGCAACCAAGTACAGCGAGTCCCTGATTGCGGTTAAGTACCGGGTAAAGACTGAGAAGGGTACCATGCTCGGGGGGGCCATGTTCGCCCTGGAACGGGGTCTCAAAAACAAGAAGCTCGGGCGTTTCCTGGGCATCCTGTTTGCGGTCTTTGCGGCGCTGGCTGCCTTTGGCATTGGCGACGGGGTACAGTCCAACGCAGTGGCGGACTTGGTGCAGCGGAATTTCCACATTCCGGCCTGGATTTCCGGCCTGATCATGATGGTTTTCACCGGGCTGGTGCTGGTCGGCGGGCTCAAGGCAATTTCCAAGGTCTGCGAAAGCCTGGTTCCGTTTATGGCAGCAGTCTACACTCTTGGTTGTATCATCTGTCTTATTATGAACGCCCAATATGTGGGCCCGGCGTTTGTGGCAATCTGGAATGCCGCGTTTGCCCCCAGGGCTTTAACCGGCGGTTTGCTGGGCTACGGCTTGATGGCAGCGGCTCGGTTCGGCATAGCCCGGGGTCTGTTTTCCAACGAATCCGGCATGGGCTCCGCGCCCATCGTTGCTTCCGCGGCGAAGACTGCAAACCCGGTCCGGCAGGCTCTGGTCTCCATGACCGGTACCTTCTGGGACACTGTGGTGGTCTGCCTTATGACCGGCCTGGTGATTGTAAGCTATGAAGTGGCGCCCAATGGCAGCACCGGCTTCACCAACGGCGGCGCCCTGACCAACGAGGCGTTTTCCCAGATACCCGTGTTTGGCCCCATTATCCTCACCTTCGGCCTGATCACCTTTGCCTTCTCTACCATTCTGGGCTGGTCCTACTACGGTGAAAAGGGCGCGGAGTACCTCTTTGGGTCCAAGATAAATATTCCCTACCGTATCCTGTACACACTGATAGTGTTTGTAGGCGCCGCCATTCCCCTGGGCCTGGTCTGGGATATTGCGGATGCCCTGAACGCCTTGATGATACTTCCAAATATCCTGGCGGTACTGCTTTTAAGCAATATAATCGTTGAAGAAACGAAGAAGTACAGCGGCATCCATATTGACGATGTGGATACGACCCCCATCCCCCTGATGGAGAGTCTCAGAAGGAAAAACCCGGTATAATTACGACACGAAGCTTGTGAATGGGGATGGTTGGGACCAGATGCGGTTTCCGGCCATCCCCATCTTTTTTTTAAATTGAAAATCATATAGTCTTTGCCCATGGTATATCTTGGTATAGTATTCAGGATAATCGGCGGGCTCTGCCTCTTCCTCTACGGGATGAAGGTGATGAGCGACGGGATTCAGCAGGCTGCCGGGGATCGTATGCAGAAGGCCCTGAATTTTATGACCAAAAACCGGTTTATCGGGGCGCTGACCGGCATGGTGGTGACCGCCCTGGTCCAGTCCTCCTCGGCGGTTTCGGTGATGCTGGTTTCTTTTGTGAATGCCGGGATCCTGACCCTTACCCAGGCCATCGGGGTGATCATGGGGGCAAATATCGGCACTACCACCACCGCCTGGATCGTGTCCCTGGTGGGGTTTTCCATAGATATTTCCGCCCTGGCCCTGCCGGCTATCGGACTTGGCTTTCTAATGCGTTCCGCGAAGTGGAAGCATAAGAATTTCGGGGAGGCCCTCCTGGGCTTCGGTTTTATCTTTCTGGGTCTGAATTTTCTTACCGACGCCCTGCCCACGGTGAGCCCGGAATCCATGGAATTTATCCGGAAAATCTCCAACCTGGGTTTCCTTTCAGTAATTTTCGGGGTGTTTATAGGAACCATGCTTACCCTGCTGATGCACTCCTCCGCTGCTACCATCACCCTTGTTATCACCCTGGCCTTCGGCGGGGTTATCAACTTTGAGATAGCCGCCGCCCTGATCCTGGGGGCCAACATCGGTACCACCATCGACGCCATCCTAGCCGCCATCGGGACCAAGACTGCGGCAAAACGTACCGCCATGGTGCACGTGTTTTTTAATGTGGCGGGCAGTATTGTTGCGCTGATTTTTTTCCGGCCCCTGTTGGCACTGGTGGATTTCCTGGTTCCCGGTTCCCCCATTGGGGTGGGCATCACCACCCACCTGGCAATGTTCCACACGGTCTTTAACCTTCTCTGCACCCTGGTGTTCCTGCCCTTTGTAACCCAGCTTGCTGCCCTGGTTTCCTTCCTTATCAAGGACAAGGACGGGAAGCAGGGACGGCCTCGGCCTTATCGGCTTGAATACCAGCGGGCTACCCCCAGTACACCGGAACTGAATATTATCCGGGCTGAAAAGGAAATCCAGGATATGGCGGGCCTGGCATCCTCCATGTTTGCCCAGGTCAGCCATGTTCTGCCCGGCCTGCGGGGGGAGGGGAACAAGATGGAAATAGTGGATGCCCTGGTGGATGATCTGAAGGACAGCGAGGAATA from Treponema primitia ZAS-2 includes:
- a CDS encoding uroporphyrinogen decarboxylase family protein; this translates as MLTKKQNFLETIHGGKPDRFVNQYEYMNLIFGTDPIGRVNPYPAPGQTIVNAWGVTYSWPEGTPGGFPVHDAAHKLVKDVTKWRDLVHAPNIVFPESEWADAKKAVAAIDKNEVYAAYMVGPGIFEQCHNLMGIDDCLANLYEEPDAMKELIEYITNFELTLAEEITSKMGVNLIFHHDDWGTQISTFFSPDMFKEFFLDSYKKVYGFYKAHGIEIIVHHADSYAATLVPYMIEAGIDVWQGCLSTNNVPELVKKFGPKISFMGDLNNGVLDKADVTDEEIRKEVERTCKQNGKYYFIPNLCQGLPMSTFPGVFEKVSAEIDRMSKEVFK
- a CDS encoding MFS transporter codes for the protein MSDSTNWKKSIPWVFFAAETSLVLGGMIAMSYLIFYITDRMLITAVVMGAIMLVARIADGVLGIFTGIIIQKLQLKHGQYRTWLLYGPFIIALGTTLCFFNPNIPMMAKAVIVFIGYILYGGGNSFVQLSQNGLLAKISGPDMDHRMAIAAKLMQGQQAGTIIGSLITMPLILWVDKTGADGYSVIQVIIAALGALGQLPLFFMTKEYEGFDPNFKSAGGASIKLGAIFGETLKNGQLIILLLADAFRHTAYILVMALGVYYFNYVVRAPEMIVFAMTAQSIGAFLGSFAGQPISRKLGKKNSALLTGILCTIIYAGIAFLGDRGPLVYIICTAAGLFSLGIVNACGVNLYLDCGEYLLYKSGKDNRTFTMSFFGIGIKIGMALSSVVIAFLLDASGYDGATQSVADVHLMGVLIGAVLAGLNLGYFLIMLCYGINEQKSKEYAEHNFKATQTA
- a CDS encoding bifunctional metallophosphatase/5'-nucleotidase; translation: MKSKRMLLSVLLLFSAMGAVFAGGRKEPVENVITILHTNDVHSNVAIEPYVKGYADSLRAEKRDVVIVSAGDAFDGTPFASLSDGRDVATVMNMVGYEVFAMGNHEQFDSVDFKMLSKLVKFPILAANIGADWKTNIPEIKDFVIKSFGKTKIAFIGITSGTTGDEAVKAAERARTESTAKGANVFIAVTHLGVQDADETIRSTYLAEHCPWLSLIIDAHCHTAHQNGLLYNGVLIGETGEYGNNLGVIELTVKGSEVLNVTARLIPIKGHEAESGITPDAEVQAFIDQVNARNAAYLNETVFSLSETLYGTRDYSRRAESVFGNLLTDSMRWKTGVQIGLLQGPAIRANLNAGEVIRNQLLTALFPDAPVCTFTLKGEVIRSALENGVSAFPNENNSFIHISGILVEFDQNAPAGNRITSIKMEDGSPFDPDAVYTCASKSDSLWFIPNWEVLTPGKDFELGHGTICEVLDDYISSGITIPTKIAGRIAPIK
- a CDS encoding veratrol--corrinoid protein metyltransferase, which translates into the protein MESVPFSKEELAVSEHWPPLFPGAPGAKKFKTPVTPRENYEALYKGELPHWLPLMADQCLLTPRIDPDNIARGMALEVNPLSPEELVGGKDKFGIEWIYVPQVGGSTVKPGNPALEDANDWPKVIKFPDISKWDWEGSAKANAAYTTDGRALTFSIFTGFYERLISFMDFENAVVALIDDDQKDAVKDLFDKLAELYKEIITNAKKQYNPLVINFHDDWGGQQAPFFSLATVQEMIVPYLKKVVDHVHSQGMYFDMHSCGKNELLVPAYIEAGCDSWGGAQSMNDKSMLYDKYGDKLIIGLDPDVALGPDTKTEDAVAAAKRFVAKYGPSMEKKSFLCSAMGTPPAFDETVYEESRKLFG
- a CDS encoding LysR family transcriptional regulator, with the protein product MDYKQLRNFLAVCDEKNFTKASSQRFITQQGLSISIKALEDELEVPLFYRNPKGIELTEFGRVLETAAKSYTNQHDHIIDTIRQLREKAKSQVSIGIANGLDHLFPPLFLSTFIVEHPDISLNIMNFVEETCQKSMRENKLQIGFSPAPVDMNLFASLICERNKIGLLVGEKHPFAERSSVKLQELKGEMVISLNNRMHPFDLLWDQCIRNGVVPEINLSSPAMELTCELISTNRVVGFGGGPQDRFPGLVHIEIEDMDFYWEFHLIVNKYAFISDAAKEFIAYAKERFNTQ
- a CDS encoding Lrp/AsnC family transcriptional regulator, giving the protein MDSIEKKPDAIDRKILEILRKDARIHLKELSRHIKLSLPAASERLRKLEQSGYIKGYVAILNPQKFNKEFTCFCMVEFSHHNIDYDRDFVEFVKTCPDILECHRIGGTYEYMLKIVAHSVKEVEQLIDVMRIEKRVINTSTITILTTIKEEVTISPE
- the ald gene encoding alanine dehydrogenase — translated: MKVGTVTEIKKHEYRVGLTPKGVEAFVKHGHQVLVQKGAGEGSAFPDDLYKAAGAKIVDRAEDVFAESEMIVKVKEPLEAEYKLIREGQVLYTYLHLAPDRALTDALVNSKCIGIAFETIKDRSGGLPCLKPMSQIAGRLSVQEGAKYLEKPFGGRGVLLSGVPGVPRAEVVVLGAGIVGANAVKAAVGLGARVTVLDINLDRLEYLEDIYGAALNTLYSSPQNLDAILPTADLVIGAVLIPGSSTPHLIKKAHLKTMKPGSVIVDVAIDQGGCSEASHVTYHDDPVYVLDGVVNYCVGNMPGAVANTSTNALANATLNYGLSIADLGVAGALKKDKGLLEGLNTYKGKITYEGVAKAHNLPYVPATDALT
- a CDS encoding alanine/glycine:cation symporter family protein yields the protein MEAFARTISTIDGWLWGPWLLILLFGTHLYLTVRTGFIQKKLGLAIRLSVTKDKGGEGDVSQFGALTTALASTIGTGNIIGVGTAIAVGGPGAVLWMWLTGVFGIATKYSESLIAVKYRVKTEKGTMLGGAMFALERGLKNKKLGRFLGILFAVFAALAAFGIGDGVQSNAVADLVQRNFHIPAWISGLIMMVFTGLVLVGGLKAISKVCESLVPFMAAVYTLGCIICLIMNAQYVGPAFVAIWNAAFAPRALTGGLLGYGLMAAARFGIARGLFSNESGMGSAPIVASAAKTANPVRQALVSMTGTFWDTVVVCLMTGLVIVSYEVAPNGSTGFTNGGALTNEAFSQIPVFGPIILTFGLITFAFSTILGWSYYGEKGAEYLFGSKINIPYRILYTLIVFVGAAIPLGLVWDIADALNALMILPNILAVLLLSNIIVEETKKYSGIHIDDVDTTPIPLMESLRRKNPV
- a CDS encoding Na/Pi cotransporter family protein translates to MVYLGIVFRIIGGLCLFLYGMKVMSDGIQQAAGDRMQKALNFMTKNRFIGALTGMVVTALVQSSSAVSVMLVSFVNAGILTLTQAIGVIMGANIGTTTTAWIVSLVGFSIDISALALPAIGLGFLMRSAKWKHKNFGEALLGFGFIFLGLNFLTDALPTVSPESMEFIRKISNLGFLSVIFGVFIGTMLTLLMHSSAATITLVITLAFGGVINFEIAAALILGANIGTTIDAILAAIGTKTAAKRTAMVHVFFNVAGSIVALIFFRPLLALVDFLVPGSPIGVGITTHLAMFHTVFNLLCTLVFLPFVTQLAALVSFLIKDKDGKQGRPRPYRLEYQRATPSTPELNIIRAEKEIQDMAGLASSMFAQVSHVLPGLRGEGNKMEIVDALVDDLKDSEEYADEMREELTRFFIECTRQRLGRQSEAKVYRLLRIISDLEDMTDDCYSVGLLLNRSVRKDHIFKNKEMEALVPYVSKVEDFLRFVEEHLGASISGEQALFAEKLENDIDKSRNKLRKLGRKRIEAGVDVKTELLFIDVVRRIEKVGDYCYNIAETLIEKG